The proteins below are encoded in one region of Acidobacteriota bacterium:
- a CDS encoding redoxin domain-containing protein — MNYAWKTSLPILMTLTVLFGVVVPEARAQQRLLPDFEVVALDGTTISSAELAPVGPWFVIYVIPGCRTCETLLDAVARWNDPGVVAATLVIAGDAREVVEAWVNERSMVGLEGLRVVADPGGSARRALQVNGLPTVVGIDRGTVRWALAGVLDDPKMVENVMRQWVMPRP, encoded by the coding sequence ATGAACTACGCGTGGAAGACTTCGCTGCCGATCCTGATGACGCTGACGGTTCTCTTCGGCGTCGTCGTGCCCGAGGCCAGGGCCCAGCAACGCCTCCTGCCAGACTTCGAGGTCGTCGCGCTCGACGGCACGACCATCTCGAGCGCCGAGCTCGCCCCCGTCGGCCCGTGGTTCGTCATCTACGTGATCCCGGGGTGTCGGACATGCGAGACGCTGCTCGACGCGGTGGCGCGATGGAACGACCCGGGTGTGGTCGCCGCCACCCTCGTCATCGCCGGCGACGCGCGTGAGGTGGTCGAGGCCTGGGTGAACGAGCGATCGATGGTCGGCCTCGAGGGCCTGCGCGTCGTGGCCGACCCCGGGGGATCGGCGCGTCGTGCCCTGCAGGTGAACGGCCTGCCCACCGTCGTCGGCATCGACCGGGGTACCGTGCGCTGGGCGCTTGCGGGCGTGCTCGACGACCCGAAGATGGTCGAGAACGTCATGAGGCAATGGGTGATGCCTCGGCCCTGA
- a CDS encoding pyridoxamine 5'-phosphate oxidase family protein, producing MPSAVQLEAARLVVEERWAALATVGDDGPSASMVAYAIEPAALALIMHLSGLAAHTRELLSAPRASLAISRPDSGQGDPQRLPRVSLALTAQSIEPGSPEHAAASAAYLARFPDAAMRFALADFVLFACAIESVRYVGGFARAASFDAPTFREALATSVTRA from the coding sequence ATGCCCAGTGCCGTGCAGCTCGAAGCCGCCCGTCTCGTCGTCGAGGAGCGCTGGGCCGCGCTCGCCACCGTCGGCGACGACGGGCCGTCGGCGTCGATGGTCGCCTACGCCATCGAGCCGGCGGCCCTCGCCCTCATCATGCACTTGAGCGGCCTCGCGGCGCACACCCGAGAGCTGCTGTCCGCTCCCCGGGCCTCGCTGGCGATCTCGCGGCCAGACTCCGGGCAGGGCGACCCTCAGCGGCTGCCGCGGGTCAGCCTTGCCCTCACGGCCCAATCGATCGAGCCGGGCTCTCCCGAGCACGCCGCGGCGAGCGCTGCGTATCTGGCCCGTTTTCCCGACGCCGCGATGCGCTTCGCGCTCGCTGACTTCGTCCTGTTCGCGTGCGCCATCGAGAGCGTGCGCTACGTCGGGGGCTTCGCCCGCGCCGCTTCGTTCGACGCGCCGACGTTTCGCGAGGCTCTCGCCACCAGCGTGACTCGCGCCTGA
- a CDS encoding phytase: protein MPTPNVATPVVETAPVSADADDPAVWTHPSDPAQSLIVGTDKVAGSGGLYVFDLNGRVRQVVGPLDRPNNVDIEYGFALGGASADIVVTTERKQHRLRVYRIGAGDTPLEEVSVPGGLRVLEGAEGEASEPMGIALYRRPGDGAVFAIVSPKTGETTNYLWQYRLDDDGQGRVAARFVRRFGAFSRVGAEPGEVGEIEAIVVDDALGSVYYADERFGIRKYHADPDHPDAARELAIFGRHGYQGDREGLAVYAQADGTGFIVSVDQVPGSSRLRFYRREGTDGDPHDHREIVHEVVTASDSTDGLEVVSSPLPGFPLGLAVLMHSAGRNFHVYRWEDLAPR, encoded by the coding sequence GTGCCCACGCCGAACGTGGCGACGCCAGTAGTCGAGACCGCGCCCGTCTCCGCGGACGCCGACGACCCGGCGGTGTGGACTCACCCGTCCGATCCAGCCCAGAGTTTGATTGTCGGCACCGACAAGGTGGCCGGTTCGGGCGGGCTCTATGTCTTCGACCTCAACGGCCGGGTTCGTCAGGTGGTTGGCCCGCTCGATCGGCCGAACAACGTCGACATCGAGTACGGATTCGCGCTCGGAGGGGCTTCTGCCGACATCGTGGTCACGACCGAGCGCAAGCAGCACCGGCTGAGGGTCTATCGCATCGGCGCGGGCGATACGCCACTCGAGGAGGTATCGGTGCCAGGAGGCCTTCGCGTTCTCGAGGGCGCCGAAGGCGAAGCGTCCGAGCCGATGGGCATCGCGCTCTACAGGCGGCCCGGCGACGGCGCGGTCTTCGCCATCGTCTCGCCCAAGACCGGAGAGACCACCAACTACCTCTGGCAGTACCGCCTCGACGACGACGGGCAGGGGCGGGTCGCTGCGCGGTTCGTCCGCCGGTTCGGCGCCTTCAGCCGCGTCGGCGCCGAGCCCGGCGAGGTCGGCGAGATCGAAGCCATCGTCGTGGACGACGCGCTCGGCTCTGTGTACTACGCCGACGAGCGGTTCGGCATCCGGAAGTACCACGCGGATCCCGACCATCCCGACGCGGCGCGCGAACTCGCGATCTTCGGCCGCCACGGCTACCAGGGCGACCGCGAGGGCCTGGCGGTGTACGCCCAGGCGGACGGCACTGGCTTCATCGTGTCGGTCGATCAGGTTCCGGGAAGCTCGCGGCTGCGCTTCTACCGGCGCGAAGGGACCGACGGCGATCCACACGATCACCGTGAGATCGTGCACGAGGTCGTGACCGCGTCCGACAGTACCGACGGGCTCGAGGTCGTCTCGTCGCCGCTGCCCGGGTTCCCCCTCGGCCTCGCGGTGCTGATGCACAGCGCTGGCCGGAACTTCCACGTTTACCGATGGGAGGATCTCGCGCCACGCTGA
- a CDS encoding glycosyltransferase family 2 protein, translating into MPYGLVSCIVPVCNGGEYVAAALRSIVNQTYRSIEILVVDDGSDDGSADIALRACPRATIVRQVHAGPGAARNRGVALGRGRWLAFLDAEDLWHREKLAKQLAALEQLPHHGLTLAHMRNFWSPELPESVRRRHADLVCQAWPGVTCSTLVVRRKVFDQIGPFSETLPTGEDRDWFTRADRLGVRYLVLPDVLALHRIHRANLNRRLHEAGRTAVVERARRLVDARRGAGRRREP; encoded by the coding sequence ATGCCCTACGGCCTCGTGTCGTGCATCGTACCGGTCTGCAATGGCGGCGAGTACGTCGCCGCCGCGCTTCGCAGCATCGTCAACCAGACCTACCGCTCGATCGAGATCCTCGTCGTCGACGATGGGTCCGACGACGGATCGGCTGACATCGCGCTCCGCGCATGCCCGCGAGCCACGATCGTGCGGCAGGTCCACGCCGGGCCGGGCGCGGCCCGCAACCGTGGCGTCGCCCTTGGTCGCGGCCGCTGGCTCGCGTTTCTCGACGCGGAGGATCTCTGGCATCGCGAGAAGCTCGCCAAGCAGCTCGCGGCGCTCGAGCAGTTGCCGCATCACGGTCTGACGCTCGCGCACATGCGCAACTTCTGGAGCCCCGAGCTGCCCGAGTCGGTGCGCCGGCGCCACGCAGACCTGGTGTGCCAGGCCTGGCCGGGCGTGACGTGCAGCACGCTCGTGGTCCGGCGGAAGGTCTTCGACCAGATCGGACCGTTCTCCGAGACGCTGCCCACGGGCGAGGATCGCGACTGGTTCACGCGCGCCGACCGGCTGGGCGTTCGCTACCTCGTGTTGCCGGACGTGCTGGCGCTTCACCGGATTCACCGCGCCAACCTGAACCGGCGGCTGCACGAGGCGGGCCGGACGGCTGTCGTCGAACGAGCCAGACGCCTCGTCGACGCCCGGCGTGGAGCCGGGCGCCGACGGGAGCCGTGA
- a CDS encoding insulinase family protein — protein MLRHLKWLCSFVALHALVVAPPVGARAAEGTDLLPFEVTETTLANGLKVIVVPTGFPNIVSLQIPVQTGSRNEIEPGKSGFAHFFEHMMFRGTPTYPPDKYQAILTAAGARQNAYTSNDLTNYHTTFAKEDLEKMLEVEADRFQHLSYSEEAFKTESRAVLGEYNKNSANPVSKLIEVQREHAYTTHTYRHTTMGFLRDIEDMPNQFEYSKVFFDRWYRPEYTTIIVAGDVTAAEVLPLVEKYWGGWKRGTYAPDVPAEPEPKGPVKAHVPWSSPTIPWVSVAFHGPAFSDTEKDYAAIDMLTDLTFGSTSPLHKRLVVDEQKVDQLAVFFPASKDPYLITVLARLKNGDDAPMVRDAILEAFAQSRTTPPSPQRLADAKRNARYGLLRTLDNTEAIAALLARFVHFDRSYQTLNRLFRVYESLEPADLTAAAARYFTDARLVQTTLSQQPLPAGIDTIPSLASFTPPAGAELAAIVQRSVLPQLNVKLQFAVGSAHDPSGKEGLAALAAEMVADAGSASMRIDEIRKALFPIAGSFTAQVDKEMTTFTARVHRDNWDAFAAVVLPMLTTPGLRDEDFTRVKTSQTNALVQDLRANNEEELGKERLQGNLFAGTPYGHTVLGTVAGLGAIALDDVKAFLARAYTRANLRVGLSGDLPADLEAGLARELAKLPAGPGPGTPGDVIASRPNGISVDIVEKDTRATAISFGHPIEVTRSHPDFAALYLARTWLGEHRSSVSHLYQRIRELRGMNYGDYAYIEAFPYGMFQMMPSPNVARRAQIFEIWIRPVAPEHGHFALRAAIFELRKLIEQGLSAEAFESTRNYLMKNVFLMTSTQDQQLGYALDSQFYGIPDFATYMRDRLSKLTVDDVNRAVRQHLSGENLHVVFITKDATGLRDALVADAFSPVTYDAPKPQDVLDEDKVIGSLKLNIRPNAVTITKVDDVFAR, from the coding sequence ATGCTACGACATCTGAAATGGCTTTGTTCGTTCGTCGCGCTTCACGCGCTCGTCGTCGCGCCGCCTGTCGGCGCCCGCGCGGCGGAAGGTACCGACCTGCTGCCGTTCGAGGTGACCGAGACCACGCTCGCCAACGGCCTGAAGGTCATCGTGGTGCCGACGGGGTTCCCGAACATCGTCTCGCTGCAGATCCCGGTGCAGACCGGGTCGCGCAACGAGATCGAACCCGGCAAGTCGGGGTTCGCGCACTTCTTCGAGCACATGATGTTCCGAGGAACGCCGACGTACCCGCCCGACAAGTACCAGGCGATCCTCACGGCGGCCGGCGCGCGCCAGAACGCCTACACCAGCAACGACCTGACGAACTATCACACGACGTTCGCCAAGGAGGACCTCGAGAAGATGCTCGAGGTCGAGGCCGACCGGTTCCAGCACCTCTCGTACAGCGAGGAAGCGTTCAAGACCGAGTCGCGGGCCGTGCTCGGCGAGTACAACAAGAACAGCGCGAACCCGGTGTCGAAGCTGATCGAGGTGCAGCGCGAGCACGCGTATACGACGCACACCTACCGGCACACGACGATGGGCTTCCTCCGCGACATCGAGGACATGCCGAACCAGTTCGAGTACTCGAAGGTGTTCTTCGATCGCTGGTACCGCCCCGAGTACACGACCATCATCGTCGCCGGCGACGTCACGGCCGCCGAGGTGCTGCCGCTCGTCGAGAAGTACTGGGGCGGATGGAAGCGCGGGACGTACGCGCCAGACGTGCCGGCCGAGCCAGAGCCGAAGGGACCGGTGAAGGCGCACGTGCCCTGGTCGTCGCCCACCATTCCCTGGGTCAGCGTCGCGTTCCATGGCCCGGCCTTCTCCGATACGGAGAAGGACTACGCGGCCATCGACATGCTGACCGATCTCACGTTCGGCTCGACCTCGCCGCTCCACAAGCGCCTGGTCGTCGACGAGCAGAAGGTCGATCAGCTGGCGGTGTTCTTCCCGGCGAGCAAGGATCCGTACCTGATCACCGTCCTGGCCCGTCTCAAGAACGGCGACGACGCGCCCATGGTGCGCGATGCCATCCTCGAGGCGTTCGCCCAGTCGCGCACCACACCGCCGTCGCCGCAACGACTCGCGGACGCCAAGCGCAACGCGCGGTACGGGCTGCTGCGCACGCTCGACAACACCGAGGCCATTGCCGCGCTGCTCGCGCGCTTCGTTCACTTCGATCGGTCGTACCAGACGCTCAATCGGCTCTTCCGCGTATACGAATCGCTCGAGCCCGCCGACCTCACGGCCGCCGCGGCGCGATACTTCACCGATGCCCGTCTGGTGCAGACGACGCTGTCTCAGCAGCCGCTGCCGGCCGGCATCGACACCATCCCCTCGCTGGCGTCGTTCACGCCGCCGGCGGGTGCGGAGCTCGCGGCCATCGTGCAGCGCTCGGTGCTGCCGCAGCTCAACGTGAAGCTGCAGTTCGCCGTGGGCTCGGCGCACGACCCGAGCGGCAAGGAGGGCCTCGCCGCCCTCGCCGCCGAGATGGTGGCCGACGCTGGCTCGGCGTCGATGCGCATCGACGAGATCCGCAAGGCGCTCTTCCCCATCGCGGGGAGCTTCACCGCGCAGGTCGACAAGGAGATGACCACGTTCACGGCCCGCGTCCATCGCGACAACTGGGACGCGTTCGCCGCCGTCGTCCTGCCGATGCTGACGACGCCCGGCCTGCGCGACGAGGACTTCACGCGCGTGAAGACGTCGCAGACCAATGCGCTCGTCCAGGACCTGCGCGCCAACAACGAGGAGGAGCTCGGCAAGGAACGGCTGCAGGGTAACCTCTTCGCCGGTACGCCATACGGGCACACGGTGCTCGGCACGGTCGCCGGCCTCGGCGCGATCGCGCTCGACGACGTGAAGGCGTTCCTCGCACGGGCGTACACGCGCGCCAACCTGAGGGTCGGCCTCTCGGGCGACCTCCCCGCAGACCTCGAGGCCGGCCTCGCCCGCGAACTGGCGAAGCTGCCCGCAGGCCCCGGGCCCGGCACGCCCGGCGACGTCATCGCGTCGCGGCCGAACGGCATCAGCGTCGACATCGTCGAGAAGGACACGCGCGCGACGGCGATCTCCTTCGGCCACCCGATCGAGGTCACGCGGTCGCATCCGGACTTCGCGGCCCTGTACCTGGCGCGCACGTGGCTCGGCGAGCACCGGTCGTCGGTCTCACACCTCTACCAGCGCATCCGCGAGCTGCGCGGCATGAACTACGGCGACTATGCCTACATCGAGGCGTTCCCCTACGGCATGTTCCAGATGATGCCGAGCCCGAACGTAGCACGGCGCGCCCAGATCTTCGAGATCTGGATACGGCCGGTGGCACCCGAGCATGGCCACTTCGCGCTCAGGGCGGCTATCTTCGAGTTGCGCAAGCTCATCGAGCAGGGGCTCTCGGCCGAAGCGTTCGAGTCGACGCGCAACTACCTGATGAAGAACGTCTTCCTGATGACCTCGACGCAGGACCAGCAGCTCGGCTACGCGCTCGACTCGCAGTTCTACGGCATCCCGGACTTCGCGACCTACATGCGCGACCGGTTGTCGAAGCTCACCGTCGACGACGTGAACCGGGCGGTGCGGCAGCACCTGTCCGGAGAGAACCTTCACGTGGTGTTCATCACGAAGGACGCGACCGGCCTGCGTGACGCGCTCGTCGCCGACGCCTTCTCGCCGGTCACCTACGACGCGCCGAAGCCCCAGGACGTGCTCGACGAGGACAAGGTGATTGGATCGCTGAAGCTGAACATCCGCCCGAACGCGGTCACCATCACCAAGGTCGACGACGTGTTCGCGCGCTGA
- a CDS encoding ribose ABC transporter permease: protein MGRVTGALARLTDRRFGTLAGLIALGLTLSLLSPHFLTTSNLLNVFEQTAINAIIAVGMTFVIVSGGIDLSVGSLVALSGIVLALALQAGWPAPVAVAAGIATGAACGLVNGTLITLGRLPPFIATLGMMSVARGLALVLAEGRPISGFDGGFRALATGSVAGLPMPAVVMIIAFIVGHVVLTRTRFGRYVFAIGGNEEATRLSGVSVGFHKSLVYVVSGAASGLAAAVLTARLNSAQPIAGLMYELDAIAATVIGGTSLMGGEGSLGGTLVGALIMGVLRNGLNLLGVSSFVQQIVIGAVIIGAVLADTATRGRLRRR from the coding sequence ATGGGTCGCGTGACCGGTGCGCTCGCGCGGCTCACCGACCGCCGGTTCGGCACGCTCGCCGGGCTGATCGCCCTGGGCCTCACCCTCAGCCTGCTCTCGCCACACTTCCTGACGACCTCGAACCTGCTGAACGTCTTCGAGCAGACGGCCATCAACGCCATCATCGCCGTCGGCATGACGTTCGTCATCGTCTCCGGGGGCATTGATCTGTCGGTGGGCTCACTGGTGGCGCTGTCTGGCATCGTCCTCGCGCTCGCGCTGCAGGCGGGCTGGCCGGCGCCGGTCGCGGTGGCGGCCGGCATCGCCACCGGCGCCGCGTGCGGGCTCGTCAACGGCACGCTCATCACGCTCGGCCGCCTGCCGCCGTTCATCGCGACGCTCGGCATGATGAGCGTCGCGCGCGGTCTCGCGCTCGTGCTGGCCGAGGGCCGGCCGATCTCCGGGTTCGACGGCGGGTTCCGCGCGCTCGCCACGGGCTCGGTGGCCGGCCTGCCGATGCCGGCCGTCGTGATGATCATCGCCTTCATCGTCGGACACGTCGTCCTCACGCGGACGCGTTTCGGGCGATACGTGTTCGCCATCGGCGGCAACGAGGAAGCGACGCGGCTCTCGGGCGTGTCGGTCGGGTTTCACAAGAGCCTCGTCTACGTCGTTTCCGGTGCGGCGAGCGGCCTCGCGGCGGCGGTTCTCACGGCCCGACTCAACTCTGCGCAGCCGATTGCGGGCCTCATGTACGAGCTCGACGCCATCGCCGCCACCGTCATCGGCGGCACGAGCCTGATGGGCGGCGAGGGCTCGCTCGGCGGAACGCTCGTCGGCGCGCTGATCATGGGTGTGCTGCGCAACGGGCTGAACCTGCTCGGCGTGTCGTCGTTCGTCCAGCAGATCGTGATTGGCGCGGTGATCATCGGCGCCGTGCTCGCCGATACCGCCACGCGAGGGCGCCTCAGGCGAAGGTGA
- a CDS encoding sugar ABC transporter ATP-binding protein: MTEKPPLVEGRGLTRRYPGVTALDAVDLDVRAGEVHVLLGENGAGKSTLVRLLSGIEPADEGEIRFEGRPVSPRSPREAQDLGIATIHQEFSLVPHLRVAENVTLGHEPHRFGLVDRRRALRITEMALERIGARVAPGARVAALGVAEQQLVEIAKALAGEVRVLIMDEPTSALTDRETQELFRVVRRLTAQGVGVMYISHRLEEIAAIGDRVTVLRDGRRVATLGVSEVGTTELVRLMADRDVGGLFPTRRSTPGAELLRAEALGQRGRLHAVDLRVRTGEIVGVAGLLGAGRSRLARSLAGVEPIDSGRLLVAGRPVRFRSPSDAIRHGIVLLPEDRKRHGLVLRQTVAANLALPNLRRLGRGGFVHAAAERALATRWIDTLRVKTTGPSQLARELSGGNQQKVVLGKWLAHGARVLIVDEPTRGIDVHARFEIYTLLAGLAEEGLGILVVSSELPEVLGLSDRIVVMARGRVAAEYSRDEATPDRVLRSALGWVA; encoded by the coding sequence ATGACGGAGAAGCCGCCGCTCGTCGAGGGCCGGGGATTGACTCGACGCTACCCCGGTGTCACCGCGCTCGACGCGGTCGACCTCGACGTGCGCGCCGGTGAGGTCCACGTGCTGCTCGGCGAGAACGGCGCCGGCAAGTCGACGCTGGTCAGGTTGCTGTCGGGCATCGAACCAGCCGACGAAGGCGAGATCCGGTTCGAGGGCCGCCCGGTCTCACCGCGGTCACCCCGCGAGGCGCAGGACCTCGGTATCGCGACGATCCACCAGGAGTTCTCGCTCGTCCCGCACCTGAGGGTCGCCGAGAACGTCACCCTCGGCCACGAGCCCCACCGGTTCGGTCTCGTCGATCGGCGCCGGGCCCTGCGAATCACCGAGATGGCCCTGGAACGGATCGGGGCGCGAGTCGCTCCCGGCGCGCGCGTCGCCGCGCTCGGCGTCGCGGAGCAGCAGCTCGTCGAGATCGCGAAGGCGCTCGCGGGCGAGGTGCGCGTCCTCATCATGGACGAACCGACGTCGGCGCTCACCGACCGCGAGACGCAGGAGCTCTTTCGCGTGGTACGGCGCCTCACGGCGCAGGGCGTGGGCGTCATGTACATCTCGCACCGCCTCGAGGAGATCGCGGCGATCGGCGATCGCGTCACGGTGCTGCGCGACGGACGACGAGTCGCGACGCTCGGGGTCTCGGAGGTCGGCACGACCGAACTCGTGCGGCTGATGGCCGATCGCGACGTCGGCGGCCTCTTCCCCACGCGACGGTCGACCCCGGGCGCCGAGCTGCTGCGCGCCGAGGCCCTCGGCCAGCGCGGCCGACTCCACGCGGTCGACCTGCGCGTACGCACCGGCGAGATCGTCGGCGTCGCGGGCCTGCTCGGCGCGGGCCGCAGCCGGCTCGCGCGCTCGCTGGCGGGCGTCGAGCCCATCGACTCCGGCCGTCTCCTCGTCGCGGGCCGCCCGGTGCGCTTCCGCTCCCCATCCGATGCCATCCGTCACGGCATCGTGCTGTTGCCCGAAGATCGCAAGCGCCACGGCCTCGTGCTGCGCCAGACCGTGGCGGCCAACCTGGCCCTGCCCAACCTCCGGCGCCTCGGGCGCGGCGGGTTCGTGCACGCCGCTGCCGAGCGGGCCCTCGCAACCCGCTGGATCGACACCCTCCGCGTGAAGACCACCGGACCGTCGCAGCTCGCACGCGAGCTGAGCGGAGGCAACCAGCAGAAGGTCGTGCTCGGGAAGTGGCTCGCGCACGGCGCGCGCGTGCTCATCGTCGACGAACCCACGCGCGGCATCGACGTGCACGCCCGCTTCGAAATCTACACGCTCCTCGCGGGCCTCGCCGAGGAGGGCCTCGGCATCCTCGTGGTGTCGTCCGAACTGCCCGAAGTGCTCGGGTTGAGCGACCGCATCGTCGTGATGGCACGGGGGCGGGTCGCCGCCGAGTACTCGCGAGACGAGGCGACGCCGGATCGCGTGCTGCGCAGCGCGCTCGGATGGGTCGCGTGA
- a CDS encoding DUF456 family protein codes for MTTLLLLAGVLLVGAGVVGLVLPAVPGIALVFLGAVAIAAADEFTRVGPWTLALLALLAVAASVLDYLAGVLGAKKFGASRWGVAGAMLGLVLGLPLGLPGLVFGPAVGAVALELLRDPDARRAGRAGFGTLVGLLVGTAIKYAFAGVIIGILIVSYF; via the coding sequence GTGACGACCCTGCTGCTCCTCGCTGGCGTGCTGCTCGTCGGAGCCGGCGTCGTCGGCCTTGTGCTGCCCGCCGTGCCCGGCATCGCGCTGGTGTTCCTCGGCGCCGTGGCCATTGCCGCAGCCGACGAATTCACGCGGGTGGGGCCGTGGACGCTGGCGCTCCTTGCGCTGCTGGCCGTGGCCGCTTCGGTGCTCGACTACCTCGCGGGCGTGCTCGGAGCGAAGAAGTTCGGCGCGTCACGGTGGGGAGTCGCGGGCGCCATGCTCGGGCTGGTGCTGGGCCTGCCGCTTGGCCTGCCAGGGCTCGTGTTCGGTCCGGCGGTCGGGGCCGTGGCGCTGGAGCTGCTGCGCGATCCCGACGCAAGGCGGGCGGGCAGGGCGGGGTTCGGGACCCTCGTCGGGCTGCTCGTCGGCACCGCCATCAAGTACGCCTTCGCCGGGGTCATCATCGGCATCCTGATCGTGAGCTACTTCTGA
- a CDS encoding glutamine--tRNA ligase/YqeY domain fusion protein — protein sequence MDTPSLKDTDPGAPPSLDFIRTIVAADRAAGKHGGRVHTRFPPEPNGYLHIGHAKSICLNFGVAEEFGGLCNLRFDDTNPEKEDVEYVQSIEEDVRWLGFSWDDRLLFASDYFQQMYDFAERLVELGQAYVDDLSAEEIREHRGTLTEPGRNSPYRDRSVDENLELLRRMRAGEFPDGSKVLRAKIDMASPNINMRDPVLYRIRRAEHHRTGDAWCIYPMYDYAHPLEDAIEGITHSLCTLEFEDHRPFYDWVINTLDTEYKPQQIEFARLNLSYTVMSKRKLLRLVQGGLVAGWDDPRLPTIAGMRRRGYPPAAIRDFCDRIGLAKKENTIDVALLEHCVREELNRVAPRFMGVLRPLRLVIENYPDGQVEHLEAVNNPEDPSAGTRQVRFSRVLYIEHDDFREDPPKKFHRLSPGTEVRLRYAYIVKCVDVVKDDTGRVVEVRCTYDPETRSGSGTQEGRRVKGTIHWVSAAHALRAEVRLYDRLFRSPDPEDAPEGGDFLDNLNPDSLEVVHDALVEPSLEHTAAGTRVQFERLGYFSVDPDSRPGALVFNRTVGLRDSWAKIEQKQQGRETS from the coding sequence ATGGACACGCCTTCGCTGAAGGACACCGACCCCGGCGCGCCGCCGTCGCTCGACTTCATCCGCACCATCGTCGCGGCCGATCGGGCGGCCGGCAAGCATGGGGGGCGCGTGCACACGCGGTTTCCCCCCGAACCGAACGGGTATCTCCACATCGGCCACGCCAAGTCGATCTGTCTCAACTTCGGCGTCGCCGAGGAGTTCGGCGGCCTCTGCAACCTGCGCTTCGACGACACGAACCCGGAGAAGGAGGACGTCGAGTACGTGCAGTCGATCGAGGAGGACGTCCGCTGGCTCGGCTTCTCCTGGGACGATCGGCTGCTCTTCGCGTCCGACTACTTCCAGCAGATGTACGACTTCGCCGAGCGCCTCGTCGAGCTCGGCCAGGCGTACGTCGACGACCTGTCGGCTGAAGAGATCCGCGAGCACCGCGGGACGCTGACCGAGCCCGGGCGCAACAGCCCCTACCGCGATCGGTCCGTCGACGAGAACCTCGAACTGCTGCGGCGGATGCGCGCCGGCGAGTTCCCCGATGGCTCGAAGGTGCTGCGCGCGAAGATCGACATGGCGTCGCCGAACATCAACATGCGCGACCCCGTGCTCTATCGCATCCGCCGGGCCGAGCACCATCGCACGGGCGACGCGTGGTGCATCTACCCGATGTACGACTACGCCCACCCGCTCGAGGACGCGATCGAGGGCATCACCCACTCGCTCTGCACGCTCGAGTTCGAGGATCACCGTCCGTTCTACGACTGGGTGATCAACACGCTCGACACCGAGTACAAGCCCCAGCAGATCGAGTTCGCGCGGCTGAACCTGTCGTACACGGTGATGAGCAAGCGCAAGCTGCTGCGCCTCGTGCAGGGCGGGCTCGTCGCGGGTTGGGACGATCCGCGCCTGCCGACGATTGCCGGGATGCGGCGCCGGGGATACCCCCCCGCGGCCATCCGTGACTTCTGCGACCGCATCGGGCTCGCGAAGAAGGAGAACACCATCGACGTGGCGCTCCTCGAACACTGCGTGCGCGAGGAACTGAACCGGGTCGCGCCCCGCTTCATGGGCGTGCTGCGCCCGCTGCGTCTCGTGATCGAGAACTACCCCGACGGGCAGGTCGAGCACCTCGAGGCGGTCAACAACCCAGAGGACCCGTCCGCAGGCACGCGCCAGGTGCGGTTCTCCCGTGTGCTGTACATCGAGCACGACGACTTCCGCGAGGACCCGCCGAAGAAGTTCCACCGGCTCTCGCCGGGCACCGAGGTTCGACTCCGCTACGCCTACATCGTGAAGTGCGTCGACGTCGTGAAAGACGACACCGGGCGGGTCGTCGAGGTCCGCTGTACCTACGATCCCGAGACGCGGAGCGGGTCGGGCACCCAGGAAGGGCGGCGCGTCAAGGGGACCATCCACTGGGTGTCGGCCGCCCACGCGTTGCGGGCCGAAGTCAGGCTGTACGATCGCCTGTTCCGCTCGCCCGACCCCGAGGACGCGCCGGAGGGGGGCGATTTCCTCGACAACCTCAATCCCGACTCGCTCGAGGTCGTTCACGACGCGCTCGTCGAACCGTCGCTCGAGCACACCGCCGCCGGTACGCGCGTGCAGTTCGAGCGGCTCGGCTACTTCTCGGTCGACCCC